The Thunnus thynnus chromosome 22, fThuThy2.1, whole genome shotgun sequence genome includes a window with the following:
- the plaa gene encoding phospholipase A-2-activating protein yields the protein MASSNSYKLRCSIPGHEMDVRGLAAAVFPDGAFVSVSRDRTGRVWVPNSSPDKGFTEMHCMSGHSNFVSCVCVIAPSETYPRGLIATGGHDNNICVFTMDHPQPLFTLKGHKNTVCSLSSGKFGTLLSGSWDTTAKVWLNEKCMMTLQGHSAAVWAVAILPEQGLMLSGSADKTIKLWKAGRCEKTFEGHEDCVRGLAVISSAEFFSCSNDTSIRRWLVTGECVQVYYSHTNYIYNIDVFPNCQDFVSTGEDRTLRIWRKGECSQTIRLPAQSVWCCCILPNGDIAVGASDGIIRVFTEAEDRMASAEDIQAFENELSKATIDPKTGDLGDIKMEDLPGREHLNEPGNRDGQTRLIKDGQKVEAYQWSVSDGRWMKIGDVVGGSNQQTSKSVMYEGKEYDYVFTIDVNEGGPSMKLPYNVSEDPWLTAHNFLQKNDLSPMFLDQVANFIIENTKGHVVGPAQPSGGDPFTGGARYIPGASDGRSGVGADPFTGSGRYIPGSGPNPSAPVGVADPFTGGGAYSSAALRQTTNIYFPKSDGVTFDQANTSQILAKLKELNGGAPQEHKLSEEILESLQRLLVTVCGPNSSEPPPTIQEINLLWKASHWPEDIVFPVLDIMRLAVRHPQVNETLCGEAEGVQLCNHLLSMMRPEGRPANQMLALRTLCNCFSGRHGRALLMSQRETVLSRAADLATVCNKNIHIALATLVLNYASCLHSQSDLEGKAQCLSVASRALETVQDKEAVFRLLVALGTTVASDQTAQDLARSLGVNSQISKYSSVSDPSKVGECCQLVLKELQ from the exons ATGGCATCATCCAACTCATACAAACTCAGGTGCTCCATTCCCGGCCATGAAATGGACGTTAGAGGACttgcagctgctgtttttccAGACGGAGCTTTCGTGTCTGTGTCCAGAGACCGAACCGGAAGGGTCTGGGTACCAAACTCAAG CCCTGACAAAGGCTTCACAGAGATGCATTGTATGTCTGGCCACTCTAACTTTGTATCCTGTGTATGCGTAATTGCGCCAAGTGAAACATATCCTCGAGGACTTATTGCCACAGGTGGACATGAtaataatatttgtgttttcactaTGGACCACCCACAACCCCTGTTCACTCTCAAAGGTCACAAAAATACAG TTTGCAGTCTGTCTTCTGGGAAGTTTGGGACACTTTTGAGTGGCTCCTGGGACACTACAGCCAAAGTCTGGCTCAATGAGAAGTGCATGATGACATTGCAG GGCCACTCTGCAGCAGTGTGGGCAGTGGCCATCTTACCTGAACAAGGCCTTATGCTGTCTGGATCAGCAGATAAGACCATAAAACTTTGGAAAGCTGGTCGATGTGAGAAGACGTTTGAAG GCCACGAGGACTGTGTAAGGGGactagcagtgatcagcagtgCTGAGTTCTTCTCTTGCAGCAATGACACTAGTATCAGAAGGTGGCTGGTGACAGGAGAATGTGTACAGGTGTATTACAGCCACACCAACTACATCTACAACATAGACGTCTTCCCCAATTGCCAAG ATTTTGTAAGCACAGGAGAGGACAGGACTTTGAGGATATGGAGGAAGGGAGAGTGCTCTCAGACCATCCGCTTGCCTGCCCAGTCTGTCTGGTGTTGCTGTATTCTACCTAATGGTGATATAGCTGTAGGAGCCAG TGATGGCATTATCCGTGTGTTTACGGAAGCTGAGGACCGCATGGCCAGTGCAGAGGACATACAGGCCTTTGAGAATGAGCTCTCCAAAGCCACCATTGACCCCAAGACAGGCGACCTTGGAGACATCAAAATGGAGGACCTTCCTGGAAGGGAACACCTCAATGAGCCTG GGAATCGTGACGGACAGACACGGCTGATCAAAGATGGACAGAAGGTGGAGGCATACCAGTGGAGTGTCAGTGACGGCCGCTGGATGAAAATCGGAGATGTGGTTGGAGGCTCAAACCAACAGACCTCTAAGAGTGTGATGTATGAAGGAAAG GAGTACGACTACGTCTTCACCATCGACGTGAACGAGGGAGGGCCATCCATGAAGCTGCCTTACAATGTGTCCGAGGACCCCTGGCTGACAGCACACAactttttgcagaaaaatgacCTCAGCCCCATGTTCCTCGACCAGGTTGCCAATTTTATCATAGAGAACACCAAAGGACATGTAGTTGGACCAGCCCAGCCTAGTGGTGGTGACCCATTCACTG GAGGAGCCCGGTACATCCCCGGGGCCTCTGATGGTAGGTCAGGTGTTGGAGCTGATCCCTTCACAg gcTCTGGTCGTTACATCCCAGGGTCAGGTCCAAACCCAAGTGCTCCTGTAGGTGTGGCAGATCCCTTCACAG GTGGAGGTGCCTACTCCTCTGCAGCCCTCAGACAGACAACCAACATCTACTTCCCCAAGAGTGATGGTGTGACCTTTGATCAAGCCAATACCTCGCAGATCCTTG CTAAGCTGAAGGAGCTGAATGGAGGTGCCCCTCAGGAGCACAAGCTCTCTGAAGAAATTCTGGAAAGCCTCCAGAGGCTGCTGGTGACTGTGTGTGGGCCCAACTCCTCTGAGCCTCCCCCGACCATCCAAGAGATCAACCTGCTCTGGAAGGCCTCTCACTGGCCTGAAG ACATTGTGTTTCCAGTCCTGGACATTATGAGACTGGCAGTGCGCCACCCTCAGGTTAACGAGACCCTCTgtggagaggcagagggagtCCAGCTGTGCAACCACCTGCTGAGCATGATGAGGCCTGAGGGCCGTCCTGCCAATCAAATGTTGGCACTTCGGACTCTGTGTAACTGCTTTAGTGGTAGGCATGGCCGAGCACTCCTCATGTCACAGCGTGAAACGGTACTTTCACGTGCTGCTGACCTGGCCACTGTCTGCAATAAGAACATCCACATTGCCCTGGCCACCCTGGTGCTTAACTACGCCAGCTGCCTGCACAGCCAGTCTGATCTCGAGGGCAAGGCCCAGTGCCTGTCTGTGGCCAGTAGAGCTCTGGAGACGGTACAAGACAAGGAAGCTGTGTTTAGGCTGCTGGTGGCCTTGGGAACAACTGTGGCCTCAGACCAGACAGCCCAGGACCTGGCCCGCTCCCTGGGGGTCAACTCTCAGATTTCTAAATACTCATCAGTATCTGATCCATCAAAGGTGGGGGAGTGTTGCCAGCTGGTTTTAAAAGAACTACAATGA
- the haus6 gene encoding HAUS augmin-like complex subunit 6 isoform X1, producing the protein MANPALLQKKNGKYLWFALLGLGFEPNTAITLLVGKTNPKYINLGPNMFDKPNKDAFYIVAHFLLEKLNPTRFHEAFRHCWPVLTPKEDAEFRKVACAWLREIMDETANAGSKVVASLFLSPGGHRFISLMLHLASHVMLQDMKTFTTDDSWVPEAAAMPASSLDMAARSLDLIQARFLKTAVEQDRFLQDYQRQAQALGKSLKDIRADSAKYDELLKRHSSDSVQEGASSAEKTKKVRSLWSAIDGMLSSIKEEQHSMESVLKGDVDQNTLDGTDQVLKIPRCLLERIEKLPHQLSSGNVYEAGQLNLLCVFELVNHALQLLREERCRVSHAPRPELNPQDLQEKCQQMARVLQDLNLIRQKISKEEIPEVSSGIRELEAEWDRKWMDILKDTPLVSFLNEDPALGFLSPMVRLSFEPADEASYGSSVFSQYPAKLLEEKPAENKSQEGISYKLNLKSPCPATAETTERPVVTTESSSQANTTVDWLFDTPPSPPLKSPSVPPKASVRKTARVCPKVAPTRTKTQILDMECNNLSDQASVRKTPRVCPKVTPTRTKTQILDMECDNLADQFADAVTATTPTEGRIKGLDLEGLLSTLQGDPFSTRKQLPRTPESLILDVKNSWRKAVEEDKAEKIRRFNDSLTGRLTPLQEIHNVLQSPSAPAQSVSCNLTPTVTRHRSPPVSQQGVLLKSTLLWDTFSKETLDSPSGTGSSAIQFSLDNETLPELPSCDSLLSLDDEDVDVKSEEDDDELLLPSLKTEAKQSPLSTRRHHLGQIQQGCDVGSFMENMKRTPECLLLDHSAPSLDRDWLTEPAKSVEATDKAFSLDLDALETPSPPKKQEYSLPKLITFSPIDDMKC; encoded by the exons ATGGCAAACCCGGCACTGTTACAGAAAAAGAACGGGAAATATCTATGGTTTGCTCTTCTCGGGCTGGGATTTGAGCCAAACACGGCTATAACGTTACTCGTCGGCAAAACCAACCCAAAATACATCAACCTGGGACC GAATATGTTTGACAAACCAAACAAGGATGCCTTCTACATAGTAGCTCATTTTCTTTTGGAGAAACTCAACCCGACACGATTTCATGAGGCATTCAG ACATTGCTGGCCTGTTTTGACTCCTAAAGAAGATGCTGAGTTCCGAAAAGTTGCCTGCGCTTGGCTGCGAGAAATAATG GATGAAACTGCAAATGCAGGATCCAAAGTGGTCGCATCCTTGTTCCTCTCACCTGGAGGCCACAGGTTTATCAGCTTGATGCTGCATTTGGCCAGTCACGTCATGCTACAGGACATGAAGACATTCACCACAG ATGACAGCTGGGTTCCTGAGGCTGCAGCGATGCCGGCTTCCTCCCTGGACATGGCAGCAAGGAGTCTGGACCTGATCCAGGCCAGGTTTTTGAAAACTGCGGTAGAGCAGGATCGCTTTCTCCAGGACTACCAGAGACAAGCCCA GGCCCTGGGAAAGTCCCTGAAAGACATCAGAGCAGACAGTGCCAAGTATGATGAGCTACTCAA GCGTCACAGTAGTGATTCTGTTCAGGAGGGAGCTTCTTCAGCTGAGAAGACCAAAAAG GTACGCTCGTTGTGGTCGGCCATTGATGGAATGCTGTCCTCTATCAAAGAGGAGCAGCATTCAATGGAAAGTGTTCTGAAAGGAGATGTGGACCAAAACACTCTTGATGGGACGGACCAGGTCCTCAAAATTCCCCGCTGCCTGCTGGAGAGAATTGAAAAGCTCCCACATCAG TTGAGTTCAGGGAATGTGTATGAAGCTGGCCAGCTGaaccttctgtgtgtgtttgagctggTGAACCACGCGCTGCAGCTCCTGAGGGAGGAGCGCTGTCGAGTCTCCCATGCCCCCAGGCCAGAGCTCAATCCTCAAGACCTGCAGGAGAAATGTCAGCAGATGGCCCGTGTGCTGCAGGACCTTAACCTCATCAG ACAGAAGATTTCCAAGGAAGAAATTCCTGAGGTCAGCAGTGGCATCAGAGAGTTGGAGGCGGAGTGGGACAGGAAGTGGATGGATATACTGAAAGACACACCCCTAGTCTCTTTTCTGAATGAAGATCCT gCTCTTGGCTTCCTCTCACCAATGGTTCGACTGTCGTTTGAACCGGCAGATGAAGCTAGCTATGGAAGTAGTGTCTTCTCTCAGTATCCTGCTAAACTTCTTG AGGAGAAGCCTGCAGAGAATAAATCACAGGAAGGCATCAGCTATAAATTGAACCTCAAAAG tCCTTGCCCAGCAACAGCTGAGACAACTGAACGTCCTGTTGTCACCACTGAATCATCATCACAAGCAAATACCACTGTTGATTGGCTTTTCGATACACCTCCATCCCCTCCTCTGAAGTCTCCATCAGTACCACCTAAG GCCAGTGTGAGGAAGACGGCCCGTGTTTGCCCGAAGGTGGCTCCCACAAGGACCAAGACTCAGATATTGGACATGGAATGTAATAATCTAAGTGACCAG GCCAGTGTGAGGAAGACACCCCGTGTTTGCCCGAAGGTGACTCCCACGAGGACCAAGACTCAGATATTAGATATGGAATGTGATAACCTAGCAGATCAG tttgcAGATGCTGTAACAGCAACCACTCCCACAGAAGGTAGGATCAAAGGTTTGGACTTGGAGGGTCTTCTCAGCACTCTACAAGGAGATCCTTTCTCTACTAGGAAGCAGCTGCCTCGTACACCTGAGAGTTTGA TTCTGGATGTGAAGAACTCCTGGCGAAAGGCAGTTGAGGAAGACAAAGCTGAGAAAATCCGGCGGTTTAACGACAGCCTCACAGGACGGCTCACACCTCTCCAAGAGATTCATAATGTGTTGCAGAGTCCCTCTGCACCCGCCCAGAGTGTCTCCTGCAATCTCACTCCAACTGTCACGAGGCACAGAAGCCCCCCCGTCAGCCAGCAGGGGGTCTTACTCAAGTCCACTCTGTTGTGGGACACCTTCAGCAAGGAGACCCTAGACAGCCCGAGCGGCACGGGCAGCAGCGCCATCCAGTTCAGCCTGGACAACGAAACTCTTCCTGAACTGCCGAGCTGCGACAGTCTGCTGAGCCTCGATGACGAAGATGTGGATGTGAAGAGCGAGGAGGATGATGACGagctcctcctcccctccttgAAGACTGAGGCGAAGCAGTCGCCATTAAGCACACGCCGTCATCATTTGGGTCAGATCCAGCAGGGGTGTGATGTTGGTTCCTTCATGGAAAACATGAAGAGGACACCTGAGTGCCTTTTATTGGATCACAGTGCTCCCAGTTTGGACAGAGACTGGCTAACGGAGCCTGCAAAGTCAGTGGAAGCCACCGACAAGGCCTTCTCACTGGATCTAGACGCACTAGAGACACCTTCACCCCCAAAGAAGCAAGAATACAGCCTCCCCAAACTGATCACATTCTCCCCAATAGATGACATGAAGTGCTAG
- the haus6 gene encoding HAUS augmin-like complex subunit 6 isoform X2 — protein sequence MANPALLQKKNGKYLWFALLGLGFEPNTAITLLVGKTNPKYINLGPNMFDKPNKDAFYIVAHFLLEKLNPTRFHEAFRHCWPVLTPKEDAEFRKVACAWLREIMDETANAGSKVVASLFLSPGGHRFISLMLHLASHVMLQDMKTFTTDDSWVPEAAAMPASSLDMAARSLDLIQARFLKTAVEQDRFLQDYQRQAQALGKSLKDIRADSAKYDELLKRHSSDSVQEGASSAEKTKKVRSLWSAIDGMLSSIKEEQHSMESVLKGDVDQNTLDGTDQVLKIPRCLLERIEKLPHQLSSGNVYEAGQLNLLCVFELVNHALQLLREERCRVSHAPRPELNPQDLQEKCQQMARVLQDLNLIRQKISKEEIPEVSSGIRELEAEWDRKWMDILKDTPLVSFLNEDPALGFLSPMVRLSFEPADEASYGSSVFSQYPAKLLEEKPAENKSQEGISYKLNLKSPCPATAETTERPVVTTESSSQANTTVDWLFDTPPSPPLKSPSVPPKASVRKTPRVCPKVTPTRTKTQILDMECDNLADQFADAVTATTPTEGRIKGLDLEGLLSTLQGDPFSTRKQLPRTPESLILDVKNSWRKAVEEDKAEKIRRFNDSLTGRLTPLQEIHNVLQSPSAPAQSVSCNLTPTVTRHRSPPVSQQGVLLKSTLLWDTFSKETLDSPSGTGSSAIQFSLDNETLPELPSCDSLLSLDDEDVDVKSEEDDDELLLPSLKTEAKQSPLSTRRHHLGQIQQGCDVGSFMENMKRTPECLLLDHSAPSLDRDWLTEPAKSVEATDKAFSLDLDALETPSPPKKQEYSLPKLITFSPIDDMKC from the exons ATGGCAAACCCGGCACTGTTACAGAAAAAGAACGGGAAATATCTATGGTTTGCTCTTCTCGGGCTGGGATTTGAGCCAAACACGGCTATAACGTTACTCGTCGGCAAAACCAACCCAAAATACATCAACCTGGGACC GAATATGTTTGACAAACCAAACAAGGATGCCTTCTACATAGTAGCTCATTTTCTTTTGGAGAAACTCAACCCGACACGATTTCATGAGGCATTCAG ACATTGCTGGCCTGTTTTGACTCCTAAAGAAGATGCTGAGTTCCGAAAAGTTGCCTGCGCTTGGCTGCGAGAAATAATG GATGAAACTGCAAATGCAGGATCCAAAGTGGTCGCATCCTTGTTCCTCTCACCTGGAGGCCACAGGTTTATCAGCTTGATGCTGCATTTGGCCAGTCACGTCATGCTACAGGACATGAAGACATTCACCACAG ATGACAGCTGGGTTCCTGAGGCTGCAGCGATGCCGGCTTCCTCCCTGGACATGGCAGCAAGGAGTCTGGACCTGATCCAGGCCAGGTTTTTGAAAACTGCGGTAGAGCAGGATCGCTTTCTCCAGGACTACCAGAGACAAGCCCA GGCCCTGGGAAAGTCCCTGAAAGACATCAGAGCAGACAGTGCCAAGTATGATGAGCTACTCAA GCGTCACAGTAGTGATTCTGTTCAGGAGGGAGCTTCTTCAGCTGAGAAGACCAAAAAG GTACGCTCGTTGTGGTCGGCCATTGATGGAATGCTGTCCTCTATCAAAGAGGAGCAGCATTCAATGGAAAGTGTTCTGAAAGGAGATGTGGACCAAAACACTCTTGATGGGACGGACCAGGTCCTCAAAATTCCCCGCTGCCTGCTGGAGAGAATTGAAAAGCTCCCACATCAG TTGAGTTCAGGGAATGTGTATGAAGCTGGCCAGCTGaaccttctgtgtgtgtttgagctggTGAACCACGCGCTGCAGCTCCTGAGGGAGGAGCGCTGTCGAGTCTCCCATGCCCCCAGGCCAGAGCTCAATCCTCAAGACCTGCAGGAGAAATGTCAGCAGATGGCCCGTGTGCTGCAGGACCTTAACCTCATCAG ACAGAAGATTTCCAAGGAAGAAATTCCTGAGGTCAGCAGTGGCATCAGAGAGTTGGAGGCGGAGTGGGACAGGAAGTGGATGGATATACTGAAAGACACACCCCTAGTCTCTTTTCTGAATGAAGATCCT gCTCTTGGCTTCCTCTCACCAATGGTTCGACTGTCGTTTGAACCGGCAGATGAAGCTAGCTATGGAAGTAGTGTCTTCTCTCAGTATCCTGCTAAACTTCTTG AGGAGAAGCCTGCAGAGAATAAATCACAGGAAGGCATCAGCTATAAATTGAACCTCAAAAG tCCTTGCCCAGCAACAGCTGAGACAACTGAACGTCCTGTTGTCACCACTGAATCATCATCACAAGCAAATACCACTGTTGATTGGCTTTTCGATACACCTCCATCCCCTCCTCTGAAGTCTCCATCAGTACCACCTAAG GCCAGTGTGAGGAAGACACCCCGTGTTTGCCCGAAGGTGACTCCCACGAGGACCAAGACTCAGATATTAGATATGGAATGTGATAACCTAGCAGATCAG tttgcAGATGCTGTAACAGCAACCACTCCCACAGAAGGTAGGATCAAAGGTTTGGACTTGGAGGGTCTTCTCAGCACTCTACAAGGAGATCCTTTCTCTACTAGGAAGCAGCTGCCTCGTACACCTGAGAGTTTGA TTCTGGATGTGAAGAACTCCTGGCGAAAGGCAGTTGAGGAAGACAAAGCTGAGAAAATCCGGCGGTTTAACGACAGCCTCACAGGACGGCTCACACCTCTCCAAGAGATTCATAATGTGTTGCAGAGTCCCTCTGCACCCGCCCAGAGTGTCTCCTGCAATCTCACTCCAACTGTCACGAGGCACAGAAGCCCCCCCGTCAGCCAGCAGGGGGTCTTACTCAAGTCCACTCTGTTGTGGGACACCTTCAGCAAGGAGACCCTAGACAGCCCGAGCGGCACGGGCAGCAGCGCCATCCAGTTCAGCCTGGACAACGAAACTCTTCCTGAACTGCCGAGCTGCGACAGTCTGCTGAGCCTCGATGACGAAGATGTGGATGTGAAGAGCGAGGAGGATGATGACGagctcctcctcccctccttgAAGACTGAGGCGAAGCAGTCGCCATTAAGCACACGCCGTCATCATTTGGGTCAGATCCAGCAGGGGTGTGATGTTGGTTCCTTCATGGAAAACATGAAGAGGACACCTGAGTGCCTTTTATTGGATCACAGTGCTCCCAGTTTGGACAGAGACTGGCTAACGGAGCCTGCAAAGTCAGTGGAAGCCACCGACAAGGCCTTCTCACTGGATCTAGACGCACTAGAGACACCTTCACCCCCAAAGAAGCAAGAATACAGCCTCCCCAAACTGATCACATTCTCCCCAATAGATGACATGAAGTGCTAG